Proteins from a single region of Haloplanus sp. GDY1:
- a CDS encoding MFS transporter yields MTDDGDVPWRSPRLYLLLAIAAVGPLDVNIIGPVLPAIAEAFDVSSARSGLVITAFAAPGAVLAPVVGMYADRLGRRRVIVPCLLIFGVAGVAVTLTTEFWTVLALRVVQGSVGGSILASLAMALVGDYYDGTRRNAVMGVVSACVSVSAAAGPVLGGVLAVRSWDTPFYLYGTSVVVAVLVYGYLDPPTEADGGGTGAESGTTSEGSYLRAAAASLPTREALTVYGATLVGFALFFGGVLTAVPFLLEGRYGLASGRVGALVTGALSLAAVVAVFNGRFARYLSNLGLIAAGFVGYAVGLVGVWAAGSAAGVLLALCVFGVGHGLVLPSVASALSALAGPEFRGGVMSLRTSVVLGAGALGPPLFTLPAARVGYGLPLGVAGVAAGVVAVALFVAAGGRSGVAGSPASGR; encoded by the coding sequence ATGACGGACGACGGCGACGTCCCGTGGCGATCCCCGAGACTGTATCTCCTGTTGGCGATTGCGGCGGTGGGGCCCCTCGACGTCAACATCATCGGCCCGGTGCTCCCGGCCATCGCCGAGGCGTTCGACGTCTCCAGCGCGCGGAGCGGCCTCGTGATCACCGCCTTCGCGGCGCCGGGTGCCGTCCTCGCGCCCGTCGTGGGGATGTACGCCGACCGGTTGGGCCGTCGGCGGGTGATCGTCCCCTGCCTCCTGATCTTCGGCGTCGCGGGCGTGGCGGTGACGCTGACGACGGAGTTTTGGACCGTCCTCGCCCTCCGGGTGGTCCAGGGCAGCGTCGGCGGGAGCATCCTCGCCTCGCTGGCGATGGCGCTCGTCGGCGACTACTACGACGGCACGCGGCGCAACGCCGTGATGGGCGTCGTCAGCGCCTGCGTCTCCGTCAGCGCCGCCGCGGGGCCCGTCCTCGGCGGGGTGCTCGCCGTCCGGTCGTGGGACACCCCCTTCTACCTCTACGGGACGAGCGTCGTCGTCGCGGTGCTGGTCTACGGCTACCTCGACCCGCCGACGGAGGCGGACGGCGGGGGAACGGGCGCGGAGTCGGGGACGACGTCGGAGGGCTCCTATCTCCGGGCCGCGGCCGCGTCGCTCCCGACGCGGGAGGCGCTGACGGTGTACGGCGCGACGCTCGTCGGGTTCGCGCTCTTCTTCGGCGGCGTCCTCACCGCCGTCCCGTTCCTGCTGGAGGGACGGTACGGGCTGGCGTCGGGTCGGGTGGGTGCGCTGGTCACGGGCGCGCTGTCGCTCGCGGCGGTCGTGGCGGTGTTCAACGGCCGGTTCGCGCGGTACCTGTCGAACCTGGGGCTGATCGCGGCCGGCTTCGTCGGCTACGCGGTCGGCCTCGTGGGCGTGTGGGCGGCCGGGTCGGCGGCCGGCGTGCTCCTCGCGCTCTGTGTGTTCGGCGTGGGTCACGGCCTCGTCCTGCCGTCCGTGGCGTCGGCGCTGTCGGCGCTCGCCGGCCCCGAGTTCCGCGGGGGCGTCATGAGCCTGCGGACGAGCGTCGTCCTCGGGGCGGGGGCGCTCGGGCCGCCGCTCTTTACCCTGCCGGCGGCGCGGGTGGGGTACGGACTCCCCCTGGGCGTCGCGGGCGTCGCCGCCGGCGTCGTCGCCGTCGCCCTCTTCGTCGCCGCCGGCGGGCGGTCGGGGGTCGCCGGATCGCCGGCGAGCGGTCGGTGA